The following are encoded in a window of Caldicellulosiruptor danielii genomic DNA:
- a CDS encoding BREX system ATP-binding domain-containing protein: protein MQTINKDNLISSLHNIAHSGTDDIEIADLIDVGNKDYMDYLENEVIENLIAKGGATCKFIEGAYGAGKTHLLNLIYKKALEKGMLVACTNLDSAISLTDWKLVVEYILENVEFRYEDITIKSLPEILAFAGEYLVDSEQKKILKSTQLPSNSFKNAILLALNKRVLSSRTWEVIREYLIGRKVNVQTFKSLGITDIRASLSKSNAEYILKTILSSLHILGFKGVVLLFDENERTLSGFGERISRRNQLAANLMRRLVDSCSNGTLEGVLIVFSVLPDFISQVANRYEALAQRLQIVQGESKSIGWATSSSKN from the coding sequence ATGCAAACAATTAACAAAGATAACCTGATAAGTTCACTTCATAACATAGCTCATAGTGGAACTGATGATATTGAGATTGCTGATTTGATTGATGTTGGAAATAAAGATTATATGGACTATCTGGAAAATGAAGTTATTGAAAACCTTATAGCCAAAGGTGGAGCGACATGTAAATTTATTGAAGGTGCTTATGGCGCTGGAAAAACTCATCTTTTAAACTTGATTTACAAAAAGGCTTTAGAAAAGGGTATGCTTGTTGCATGTACAAATTTAGATAGTGCAATTTCATTGACTGATTGGAAATTGGTGGTTGAGTATATTTTGGAAAATGTTGAGTTTAGGTATGAAGATATAACAATTAAATCACTTCCTGAGATTTTAGCATTTGCTGGAGAATATTTGGTGGATAGTGAGCAAAAGAAAATTCTAAAGTCCACACAGTTGCCATCAAATAGCTTTAAAAATGCCATTTTACTTGCTCTTAACAAAAGGGTTTTAAGTAGCAGGACATGGGAAGTTATAAGAGAATATCTGATTGGGCGAAAGGTTAACGTTCAGACTTTTAAAAGTTTAGGAATCACTGATATAAGAGCAAGTCTAAGTAAGTCAAATGCTGAATATATCTTAAAAACAATTTTGTCATCTTTACATATCTTAGGTTTCAAAGGTGTTGTATTATTGTTTGATGAAAACGAGAGAACACTTTCTGGTTTTGGCGAAAGAATTTCAAGGCGCAATCAACTTGCTGCAAATCTTATGAGGCGACTTGTAGATAGTTGTTCAAATGGTACTTTAGAAGGTGTTTTAATAGTTTTTTCGGTTTTACCAGATTTCATATCGCAGGTTGCAAATAGATATGAGGCTTTGGCTCAGCGTTTGCAGATAGTCCAGGGAGAAAGTAAGAGCATAGGTTGGGCGACTTCCTCTTCAAAAAATTGA
- a CDS encoding ATP-binding protein, with protein sequence MSITSSENILRILYSYNPWWREGYFPQDLSKPVKRMAYHRVFSLLNHPTIRRYIILSGARRVGKTTILYQIIESLLKGKVNPKKILYVSFDHPLFKLCSFDQILTLYELNINQSEEAYIFLDEIQYAGDWDRWLKVYYDTKPKWKIVATGSASPKLIEGVKESGVGRWTVVSVPTLSFYEFCEILGVEERPKDLPNLDLRELSNFNDHQISELVFLLMPLQKYFNRYLMVGGFPEFVFSEDWFLNQRILREDVVDKVIKRDIPSLFNVRNLTVLEKVFLYLCFNSSSVINISTISKQIENVSVTTIENYIHLLENANLIYKSFPVELGGKKILKAKPKIYISDPAIRNAVLMIDNLFTDSQELGITVETAIFKHVYNFYSEANAKIGYFRKPGDNQKEIDVVVEFPNGKSLIEVKFREDSTLSISDAIVEMCQKEKDIISAVLVTKKAEDFGKVELDTKVPIVKIPAFVFMYLFGR encoded by the coding sequence TTGTCAATAACAAGCTCAGAGAACATTTTGAGAATTTTATACTCTTATAATCCCTGGTGGAGAGAAGGATACTTTCCACAAGATTTATCTAAACCTGTAAAGAGAATGGCATACCATAGAGTTTTTAGCCTGCTAAATCATCCAACTATCAGAAGATATATTATACTTTCAGGTGCACGTCGTGTAGGCAAAACTACTATATTATACCAGATAATAGAGTCACTTTTAAAGGGTAAAGTTAATCCCAAAAAAATACTGTATGTTTCGTTTGATCATCCTTTATTCAAGCTTTGTTCATTTGATCAAATTTTGACTCTTTATGAACTGAACATTAACCAGTCAGAAGAAGCTTATATATTTTTAGATGAAATTCAATACGCAGGCGATTGGGACAGGTGGTTAAAAGTATATTACGATACAAAACCAAAATGGAAAATTGTTGCTACAGGCTCTGCTTCACCGAAACTTATTGAAGGAGTAAAGGAAAGCGGTGTTGGTCGCTGGACAGTCGTTTCTGTTCCAACTCTTTCGTTTTATGAATTTTGCGAAATACTTGGTGTTGAAGAAAGACCCAAGGATTTGCCAAATTTAGATTTAAGAGAGCTTTCAAATTTTAATGATCATCAGATTTCTGAACTTGTCTTTTTGCTTATGCCTCTGCAGAAATATTTCAACAGGTATTTGATGGTTGGGGGCTTTCCTGAATTTGTATTTTCAGAGGATTGGTTTTTAAATCAGAGAATTTTAAGAGAAGATGTAGTAGATAAGGTCATCAAAAGAGATATTCCTTCACTATTTAATGTCAGAAACTTGACAGTATTAGAAAAAGTTTTCTTGTACTTGTGCTTTAACTCTTCAAGTGTGATAAACATTTCAACTATCAGCAAACAAATTGAAAATGTATCAGTGACCACAATAGAAAATTATATTCACTTACTTGAAAATGCAAATTTAATTTATAAAAGTTTCCCAGTTGAATTAGGTGGCAAAAAAATTTTGAAGGCAAAACCTAAGATATATATATCTGACCCGGCTATCAGAAATGCAGTTTTGATGATAGATAATCTATTTACAGATAGCCAGGAACTTGGAATTACAGTTGAAACAGCAATTTTTAAGCATGTATATAACTTCTACAGCGAAGCAAATGCAAAAATAGGATATTTTAGAAAGCCAGGTGATAATCAAAAAGAGATTGATGTGGTAGTTGAGTTTCCAAATGGTAAGAGCCTGATTGAGGTAAAGTTCAGAGAAGATAGCACTCTTAGCATAAGTGATGCAATTGTAGAGATGTGCCAGAAAGAAAAAGATATAATCTCAGCTGTGCTTGTTACAAAGAAAGCAGAAGACTTTGGTAAAGTTGAGCTTGATACAAAAGTACCAATTGTAAAAATTCCGGCTTTTGTGTTTATGTATTTGTTTGGGAGATGA
- the hepT gene encoding type VII toxin-antitoxin system HepT family RNase toxin, which produces MVKREIVTQKIENIKASLKKIRLFSDFTLEQFLEDEIAQDVVVFNLFLIVQNLIDIGNHIISDNGLGEPSAYSDIPIILKRAKILSENEMQIFRSMIQFRNIIAHEYSKIDLHIVYNIFKNKLADIELIVSKFVEYCGI; this is translated from the coding sequence ATGGTAAAAAGAGAGATTGTAACTCAAAAGATTGAGAACATAAAAGCAAGTTTAAAAAAAATTAGATTGTTTTCAGATTTTACATTAGAACAATTTTTAGAAGATGAAATAGCTCAAGATGTTGTAGTTTTCAATCTGTTTTTGATTGTCCAAAATCTTATTGACATAGGGAATCACATTATTTCAGATAACGGTTTAGGAGAACCTTCAGCTTATAGCGATATACCTATTATTTTAAAACGTGCAAAAATATTAAGTGAAAATGAAATGCAAATTTTTAGGTCTATGATTCAATTTAGAAATATAATTGCTCATGAATATTCTAAAATAGATTTGCATATTGTATACAATATATTCAAAAACAAATTAGCTGATATAGAGTTAATCGTGAGTAAGTTTGTAGAATACTGTGGAATTTAA
- the mntA gene encoding type VII toxin-antitoxin system MntA family adenylyltransferase antitoxin — MVKDEIVKILREYFEKDDKVIFAYLFGSYARGNANKSSDIDIAAYIKKGKDATEDLLYQLDTKRYLEKILNKRVDFVILNDADPLLKHEVFSDGILVIDKDHDLYVDVRVKNFYEYMDKKRYLEICALYQREYFLHGKKRDCNSKD, encoded by the coding sequence ATGGTGAAAGATGAGATTGTAAAGATTTTGAGAGAATATTTTGAGAAAGATGATAAGGTTATATTTGCATATCTTTTTGGTTCATACGCAAGAGGAAATGCTAACAAATCAAGTGATATTGATATTGCTGCATACATCAAAAAAGGCAAAGATGCAACTGAAGATCTGTTATATCAACTTGATACAAAAAGGTATCTTGAGAAGATTTTGAATAAAAGAGTAGATTTTGTTATTTTGAATGATGCTGATCCTCTTTTAAAGCATGAGGTTTTTAGTGATGGTATATTGGTAATTGACAAAGATCATGATTTATATGTTGATGTTAGAGTAAAAAACTTTTATGAATATATGGACAAAAAAAGGTATCTTGAAATTTGTGCACTTTATCAAAGGGAGTATTTTCTGCATGGTAAAAAGAGAGATTGTAACTCAAAAGATTGA
- the csrA gene encoding carbon storage regulator CsrA produces the protein MLVLSRKEGEQILIGEDIIVKVISIEKDSVKLGIDAPKNVKVLRYELLQEVKNENLEALQGKERLIRIKDLKGLFEDGER, from the coding sequence ATGCTTGTTCTTTCGCGAAAAGAAGGTGAGCAGATTCTAATTGGAGAGGATATAATAGTAAAGGTTATAAGCATAGAAAAAGATAGCGTAAAGCTTGGAATAGATGCACCAAAAAACGTCAAGGTTTTGCGATATGAACTACTCCAAGAGGTCAAAAACGAAAATCTTGAAGCATTGCAGGGCAAAGAAAGACTTATTAGAATCAAAGATTTGAAAGGACTTTTTGAAGATGGTGAAAGATGA
- the fliW gene encoding flagellar assembly protein FliW, with the protein MVVQRSVVKSRVFGELEVSEENIIFFEEGIPAFENLKKFVIIKEDEGPFYWLQSVEDKDIAFVLINPFEIKPDYEFDIPDDVVKKLEIDSSQDVAVFCIVVIPEDVKQTRVNLKAPVIINVNKRKGMQYLLDDERYPIRYYLFENLDSNSQK; encoded by the coding sequence ATGGTAGTTCAAAGATCAGTTGTAAAATCAAGAGTTTTTGGCGAGCTTGAAGTCAGTGAAGAGAATATTATATTTTTTGAAGAGGGCATCCCTGCGTTTGAGAACTTAAAAAAGTTTGTAATTATAAAAGAAGATGAAGGTCCGTTTTACTGGCTTCAGTCTGTTGAAGACAAAGATATTGCATTTGTGTTAATCAATCCTTTTGAGATAAAGCCAGACTATGAATTTGACATACCAGATGATGTTGTAAAAAAACTGGAAATAGATTCTTCACAAGATGTTGCAGTATTTTGCATTGTTGTAATTCCAGAGGATGTAAAGCAAACAAGGGTGAATTTAAAAGCTCCAGTTATTATTAATGTCAACAAGAGAAAAGGTATGCAATACCTTTTAGATGATGAAAGATATCCTATAAGATACTACCTTTTTGAGAACTTAGATTCAAATTCACAGAAATGA
- the hepT gene encoding type VII toxin-antitoxin system HepT family RNase toxin: protein MVKKALVSEKIDRIWFSLNRIKRFQNMSLEEFKKDQDAQDIVIHNLFLAIQNLIDIGNHIIADDGFETPGYYGEIPEILSKEKVISENLASVFKKMISFRNIIVHEYSKIDLAKVYDILINGIDDINKIIYEIIKYTNL from the coding sequence ATGGTAAAAAAGGCGCTGGTCAGTGAAAAAATAGATAGGATATGGTTCAGCTTAAACAGAATAAAAAGGTTTCAAAATATGAGCTTGGAAGAATTCAAAAAAGACCAAGATGCTCAGGACATAGTTATTCATAATCTTTTTTTGGCAATACAAAATCTAATAGACATAGGAAATCATATAATAGCTGATGATGGTTTTGAAACACCAGGTTATTATGGCGAGATTCCTGAGATATTGTCAAAAGAAAAGGTTATTTCAGAAAATTTAGCTTCAGTTTTTAAAAAAATGATTTCATTTCGCAATATAATTGTGCATGAATATTCTAAAATTGATTTGGCAAAAGTTTACGATATTCTGATTAATGGTATTGATGACATAAATAAAATTATTTATGAAATCATAAAATATACAAATCTTTAA
- the mntA gene encoding type VII toxin-antitoxin system MntA family adenylyltransferase antitoxin, with the protein MIEKSKILEVLKEYFEKESAIVFAYLFGSYAKGKEREDSDVDIAVYVNEELANDSKRLLEFQVKHMLGISDILRKEVDLVILNQASPLLRHEVISEGILIVEKDHDKLVNFKKMSFYYYQDWLHIMKIKMMYIKERISDNGKKGAGQ; encoded by the coding sequence ATGATAGAAAAGAGCAAGATTTTAGAAGTTTTAAAGGAATATTTTGAGAAAGAAAGTGCTATTGTATTTGCATATCTGTTTGGGTCATATGCAAAAGGAAAAGAACGGGAAGATAGCGATGTTGACATTGCTGTATATGTAAATGAGGAGCTGGCAAATGATTCTAAAAGGTTATTAGAATTTCAAGTCAAACATATGTTGGGTATTTCAGACATTCTAAGAAAAGAAGTTGACTTAGTAATTTTAAATCAAGCTTCACCACTTTTAAGGCACGAGGTAATTTCAGAAGGCATTTTGATTGTTGAAAAAGACCATGATAAGTTAGTAAATTTTAAAAAGATGAGTTTCTATTACTATCAAGATTGGCTGCATATTATGAAGATTAAGATGATGTATATAAAAGAGAGGATATCAGATAATGGTAAAAAAGGCGCTGGTCAGTGA
- a CDS encoding DUF6470 family protein has translation MQIARIQIHQEFVKVKLYQEHVKVRINQDRCWEEVNLGSTDYLVRKSAQQGYEQVLRYIQKTAENGNRLARIEDGGQPIIDICVEEAFPEYDYNVDVIPKSRPQIYFEGGKVYIDFEMGKVDVRI, from the coding sequence ATGCAAATTGCAAGGATTCAGATTCACCAGGAGTTTGTAAAGGTAAAACTTTATCAGGAACATGTGAAAGTTAGGATAAACCAAGACAGGTGCTGGGAAGAGGTAAATTTGGGCTCAACAGATTACCTGGTTCGTAAAAGTGCTCAGCAAGGATATGAACAGGTTTTAAGGTATATACAAAAGACAGCAGAAAATGGAAACAGGCTTGCAAGAATAGAAGATGGTGGTCAGCCTATAATTGACATCTGCGTTGAAGAAGCATTTCCTGAGTATGACTACAACGTAGATGTCATTCCCAAAAGCCGCCCACAAATTTACTTTGAAGGTGGCAAAGTTTATATAGATTTTGAGATGGGCAAGGTTGATGTGAGGATATGA
- the flgL gene encoding flagellar hook-associated protein FlgL — MRITNNMMVNNFLINLNKNLARLDELQYKMATGKKIRYPSDDPVITARSLRLRTDISEIEQLQKNVDDATSWVDTTESALADITESLQRIRELAVRGANGTNTKEDMAQIAKEVAQIKQHIIQVGNTNYAGRYIFSGFKTDTAPLNSDGSFSDTGNFTSTGGYPIDLSTGENIIQIELMKANYIGINKTANQIFYIQGETDENKGNLFKVLDNLINALESGDANTVNSLLSDIDRHIDNVVAQRGDIGALQNRLELIKNRLSDDNVNFTTLLSNNEDVDMAEIIMKLKEAENVYRAALQTGAQILPPTLLDFLRF; from the coding sequence ATGAGAATAACAAACAATATGATGGTAAACAATTTCCTTATAAACCTCAATAAAAACCTTGCAAGACTTGACGAATTGCAATATAAGATGGCAACAGGCAAAAAAATTAGATACCCATCTGATGACCCAGTGATAACTGCAAGGTCATTGAGACTTCGAACTGATATCTCTGAGATAGAGCAGCTTCAGAAAAATGTTGATGATGCAACATCATGGGTTGATACAACAGAAAGTGCACTTGCAGATATAACTGAGTCACTGCAAAGAATCAGAGAACTTGCAGTCAGAGGTGCAAATGGCACAAATACAAAAGAAGACATGGCTCAGATTGCAAAAGAGGTTGCTCAGATAAAACAGCATATAATTCAAGTAGGAAATACAAATTATGCAGGAAGATATATATTCTCTGGTTTTAAAACTGACACAGCACCACTTAATTCAGATGGTTCTTTTTCAGATACAGGCAATTTTACTTCAACTGGTGGATATCCCATTGATTTGTCGACAGGTGAAAATATTATCCAGATTGAGCTTATGAAAGCAAATTATATCGGTATTAACAAAACAGCCAACCAGATTTTTTACATTCAGGGCGAGACAGATGAAAATAAAGGAAATCTTTTCAAAGTATTGGACAATCTGATAAATGCTCTTGAGAGTGGGGATGCAAACACAGTAAACTCACTTTTGAGCGACATTGACAGGCACATTGACAATGTTGTTGCTCAGCGCGGCGATATTGGAGCACTTCAGAACAGACTTGAGCTTATTAAAAACAGGCTGAGTGACGACAATGTAAACTTTACTACTTTACTTTCTAACAATGAAGATGTTGACATGGCAGAGATTATTATGAAACTAAAAGAGGCAGAGAATGTCTACAGAGCAGCACTTCAGACAGGTGCACAGATTTTGCCGCCAACACTATTGGATTTTCTGAGGTTTTAA
- the flgK gene encoding flagellar hook-associated protein FlgK: MSFYGLEIARTGIFVNRKGLEVTSHNVANASTPGYTRQVLNVKSNPPSAKVGFYSPKFQVGMGADVQSLEQIRDMFLDMQYRNEYSRQGEYEIKADNLNFIEAIFNEPSDTGLSAVIDQFFSSLQELSKNPESLTVRALVRQRASALTDAIHKIYKQLEDLQSELNDQVYDKILEINSIAKQIADLNQQIFVLELRGEKANDLRDQRNLLVDKLSKIVDTTAYEDKDGRFIVQIAGGETLVNHFTVYELETDKSKIMRKSGFDSSGLPTGFNPDDPLSQENLYDVPGLFVVMWKDTGQVLNIRSGELKGLLDMRDGGGGLDEDVVVNGQPVDVPNKNDFTGIPYYLNRLNEFAQKLIEKFNELHTQGWSLNGQNTGINFFEPPVGQTFFYARYIKVSDAIMNDLNNIATTYDKNNLPGGNDLVVDMLKLRNDTSIFKEGKFEDFLKSLISNLGVDSQGAKNFAENQKVMVTQLDNRRQALSGVSIDEEMTNLIKYQHGFQASARMINAFDEMLDVLINRLGIVGR; the protein is encoded by the coding sequence ATGTCGTTTTACGGGCTTGAGATTGCAAGAACAGGTATATTTGTCAACAGAAAAGGGCTTGAAGTTACTTCACACAACGTTGCAAATGCTTCAACGCCGGGATATACAAGACAGGTTTTAAATGTAAAGTCGAATCCTCCCTCTGCCAAAGTAGGCTTTTACAGTCCGAAATTTCAAGTTGGCATGGGTGCTGATGTGCAAAGCCTTGAGCAGATAAGAGACATGTTTTTGGATATGCAATACCGAAACGAATATTCGCGCCAGGGAGAGTATGAAATAAAGGCTGATAACCTGAATTTTATTGAAGCTATATTTAATGAGCCGAGCGACACGGGCTTATCTGCTGTTATAGACCAGTTTTTCTCAAGCTTGCAGGAGCTTTCGAAAAATCCAGAGAGTTTAACAGTTAGAGCTTTGGTGCGTCAGAGAGCTTCAGCTTTGACTGATGCGATACATAAAATATACAAACAGCTTGAAGATTTGCAGAGCGAGCTAAATGACCAGGTATATGATAAGATTTTGGAAATAAACAGCATAGCAAAACAAATTGCTGATTTGAACCAGCAAATATTTGTTTTAGAACTTCGGGGCGAAAAGGCAAACGACCTTCGAGACCAGCGAAACCTTCTTGTTGACAAGCTCTCAAAGATTGTTGACACAACTGCTTATGAAGATAAAGATGGCAGATTCATTGTCCAGATAGCTGGTGGAGAGACTCTTGTAAATCACTTTACAGTCTATGAGCTTGAGACAGACAAATCGAAAATTATGAGAAAGAGTGGGTTTGACTCAAGTGGTCTGCCAACAGGGTTTAACCCTGACGATCCGCTTTCACAGGAAAATCTTTACGATGTTCCAGGTCTTTTTGTTGTTATGTGGAAGGACACAGGGCAGGTTTTGAATATAAGGTCTGGTGAGCTAAAAGGGCTTTTGGATATGCGAGATGGCGGGGGCGGACTTGATGAAGATGTAGTGGTAAATGGCCAGCCTGTTGATGTTCCAAACAAAAATGATTTTACTGGTATCCCATATTATCTAAACAGGCTTAACGAATTTGCACAGAAGCTTATTGAAAAATTCAATGAACTTCACACACAAGGCTGGTCTTTAAATGGGCAAAATACAGGTATAAACTTTTTCGAACCGCCTGTTGGTCAAACCTTTTTCTATGCAAGGTATATAAAAGTCTCTGATGCTATTATGAACGACCTTAACAACATTGCAACAACTTACGATAAAAACAATCTTCCAGGGGGAAATGACCTTGTTGTTGATATGTTAAAACTGAGAAATGACACCTCAATTTTCAAAGAAGGAAAATTTGAAGATTTTTTAAAGTCTTTAATCTCAAACCTTGGAGTTGACTCTCAGGGTGCAAAAAACTTTGCAGAAAACCAAAAAGTAATGGTAACCCAGCTTGACAATCGTCGCCAAGCTCTATCTGGTGTTTCAATAGATGAGGAGATGACAAATTTAATCAAATACCAGCATGGGTTTCAGGCATCAGCAAGAATGATAAATGCGTTTGATGAGATGTTGGATGTTTTAATAAACAGGCTTGGGATTGTTGGTAGATAA
- a CDS encoding flagellar protein FlgN, producing MSYIEKIIELLEEEYKVFERILKLSNEATKYIVENNLSGLIEISNQEKKEAETINKLERERQQILEALAKEKNVSVTNLNELVYVATPDEWQKINDLKTKLGKIIFELKKANDLNTSLVSNALEYIDFMTNVISSYFSDHTTYQKDGQAGQQKKNLFDIKL from the coding sequence ATGAGTTATATAGAAAAAATAATCGAGCTTTTGGAAGAAGAGTATAAGGTATTTGAAAGGATTTTGAAGCTCAGTAATGAGGCAACAAAATACATTGTGGAAAACAATCTCTCAGGGTTAATTGAAATTTCAAATCAGGAGAAAAAAGAGGCAGAGACAATCAACAAGCTTGAAAGAGAAAGACAGCAAATTTTAGAGGCCTTAGCAAAAGAAAAAAATGTTTCTGTTACCAATCTAAATGAGCTTGTGTATGTTGCTACACCTGATGAGTGGCAGAAAATAAATGATTTGAAAACAAAACTTGGCAAGATAATTTTCGAGCTTAAAAAAGCAAATGACCTTAACACTTCTTTAGTTTCAAATGCGCTTGAGTATATAGATTTTATGACAAACGTAATTTCATCGTATTTTTCGGACCACACTACATATCAGAAAGATGGGCAGGCAGGACAACAAAAGAAAAACCTTTTTGATATTAAGCTGTAG
- the flgM gene encoding flagellar biosynthesis anti-sigma factor FlgM — MRIEDRMKIFQIYSQTAKVSRVEKKQEKASAYKVEISSEARDFQAVLNAIKLTPDIREEKVNELKKKIDSGTYNISGRDVVEKLIREYKASKKNE, encoded by the coding sequence ATGAGAATAGAAGATAGGATGAAAATATTTCAGATTTACAGCCAAACAGCAAAGGTAAGCAGAGTAGAAAAGAAGCAAGAGAAAGCTTCTGCTTATAAGGTTGAAATATCAAGCGAAGCAAGGGATTTTCAGGCAGTTTTGAACGCTATAAAACTCACACCCGATATTCGTGAAGAAAAGGTAAATGAATTAAAAAAGAAGATTGATTCTGGCACATATAATATATCTGGCAGAGATGTTGTTGAAAAGCTAATAAGAGAATATAAAGCTTCAAAAAAGAATGAGTAA
- a CDS encoding TIGR03826 family flagellar region protein has product MNVRNCRRCGKIYVYDGSPICPQCRKEEEEDFKKVKEYLYDHPGATLPEVSNATGVSPEKILRFLKEERLEIVGESNIILECERCGKAIKTGRLCDECKREVGTRFLSYLDDKKLQESKKKNEEFAKRKEAGYRYLSKDFKEEENK; this is encoded by the coding sequence ATGAATGTCAGAAACTGTCGAAGATGTGGTAAAATTTATGTTTATGACGGAAGCCCTATCTGTCCTCAGTGCAGAAAAGAGGAAGAAGAGGATTTCAAAAAAGTGAAAGAATATCTTTATGATCATCCTGGTGCGACTTTGCCAGAGGTGTCAAATGCAACGGGCGTGTCACCTGAAAAGATTTTGCGGTTTTTAAAGGAAGAAAGGCTTGAGATTGTCGGAGAGAGTAATATCATTTTAGAGTGTGAAAGATGCGGGAAAGCAATTAAAACAGGAAGGCTTTGTGATGAATGTAAAAGAGAGGTTGGAACAAGGTTTTTGAGCTATCTTGACGACAAAAAGCTTCAAGAATCGAAAAAGAAAAACGAAGAGTTTGCTAAAAGAAAAGAGGCAGGTTACAGGTATCTTTCAAAGGATTTTAAAGAAGAGGAGAACAAGTGA
- a CDS encoding ComF family protein produces the protein MEKLIEFFFPPRCAFCGRLGKSPCDDCKRNIRFISGNTCQKCGIPIGDSTLPFCPSCLRENFAFEKVFPVFYYEGVVRRGVHLFKYRGFYQNAITFSRLMAKKIIEAGIDADIITFVPTSYERYLQRGFNHSFLLAKNIGKILKISTIDLLTRVDFTKPFYNLSRQERQNEIKGKIKLKKGYENIIKGKKVILVDDIFTTGATANECSRVLLENGAKCVFVSVLAITKLAR, from the coding sequence ATGGAAAAACTAATTGAATTTTTCTTTCCACCAAGGTGTGCATTTTGCGGAAGGCTTGGCAAAAGCCCGTGCGATGATTGCAAAAGAAATATAAGGTTTATTTCAGGCAATACGTGTCAAAAATGCGGAATACCTATTGGAGATTCTACTTTGCCGTTTTGTCCCTCTTGTCTGAGAGAAAATTTTGCATTTGAGAAAGTTTTTCCAGTATTCTACTATGAAGGGGTAGTTAGAAGGGGCGTCCATCTTTTCAAGTACAGAGGTTTTTATCAAAATGCAATAACCTTCTCAAGGCTTATGGCTAAAAAGATTATTGAGGCAGGTATAGATGCCGATATAATAACCTTTGTTCCAACAAGCTATGAAAGGTATCTGCAAAGAGGGTTTAACCATTCCTTTTTGCTTGCAAAAAATATTGGGAAGATTCTTAAAATTTCTACAATTGACCTTCTTACAAGAGTAGATTTTACAAAACCTTTTTATAACCTTTCACGACAGGAAAGACAAAATGAGATAAAAGGTAAGATAAAGCTTAAAAAAGGGTATGAAAATATTATAAAAGGCAAAAAAGTCATTCTTGTTGACGACATCTTCACAACAGGTGCAACAGCAAATGAGTGTTCAAGAGTTTTGCTTGAAAATGGGGCAAAGTGCGTTTTTGTATCTGTTCTTGCGATAACAAAACTTGCAAGATGA